The following are encoded in a window of Caldalkalibacillus salinus genomic DNA:
- a CDS encoding pullulanase has protein sequence MSFRKANRYAAMLLVFVMVLSILPVSVLQTEVNAQTSTEMENDYSQVRLTYEREDRDYEDWDVWVWNTGVEDDNHDFTQFENGFARSYIDVATDEIGFIIRKGDWEDREPNGQEIDRYIHMNQQDPLTKVHVKQGEEAFHIVPGIPRPTLDEGTATFYYRDQNLYLQDNMDAIDTVQLQVAGDMFDMRYDEKDERFVYEYHNFPQGEYNYSFIVTMGQDTYRVTDPYYEDSTIENRSYDITVLGEVHPKAIDYNENAVLTLEVLNEEDAEIRSLYADVSALGGPERLEIDPEILEVTIAVTHDTTAGEKTIPLFVVDENGDLHQGEVTVEVKTRQIVGKDDFDWDEALIYFLLTDRFFDGDHTNNDPYGLNYTNDRGTYQGGDFKGLTEKLDYLDELGINTIWISPIVENIKYDVRFNDDSDDQPYYAYHGYWASDFERLNPHFGTMEDFHELIDAAAERNIKIMVDVVLNHAGYGLKMADGELAEEARPDGYPTDEERTFFTDLLRQNGEIGNDDITGELAGLPDFKTEDSEVRQKIIDWQTAWIEKSRTENGNTIDYFRVDTVKHVEDTTWKAFKNALTREMPEFKMIGEAWGTGQSDDQGYLSSGTMDALLDFEFKSTARDFVNGHIEKAHQQLVVRNSQLNNTATLGQFLGSHDEAGFLQSVDGNIGKLKVAASLQITAKGQPVIYYGEELGLSGMDNYPYYDNRYDMAWDSIAENDILEHYQKVIDFRNQYSAILAKGDRQSVVGSDEDALLLFERSLNGESVYVGLNTSEEVKQVEVTVNSEAVKATDHYSDTVYEASQDETLTVSLPPISEGGTVLLTTEGGEILGSEDEDRETDPVTQIPENTLRVHYQRADGDFSDLGLWVWEDVVTPSEEVDAWPDGATPFEQITDDSAYVDVPIVEDASRVGMLVNNSQGDNLSGDIFIDPIYENMNEVWITEEGDISLYEPVELPEDTLRIHYHREDGQYEPWGVWSWGDVADPSEDWPMDAEPLLNDQLGPYGAYVDITLIDDPDEIGFLFVERDENGEQTGDMSFADSDHHKQIFVRENDDTVYTNPYYVTEDGLNAAEQVSEGAIELRFTTTDRLNEEDLRNDLTVTNHEGHEVELTEVEILTEDNIVLVRGTFNIDLAPYNVTYRDETVTAHKGWRLMDEVYAYDGTLGSTLHKDGTATLKLWSPSADQVNVILYHRDDQDKVVSSHIPMILGERGVWEATLDENNTGEPDLNGFYYHYEIERDGEKVLTLDPYAKSMATWDSNNTDEVPIGKAAIVDPSSIGPELEFAKIDGVEKREDAVIYEIHVRDFTSDPSIDDQLQQEFGTFASFVEKLDYIQDLGVTHIQLLPVMSYFFADEFNRDQRLLEYASTQNNYNWGYDPHSYFSLSGMYSEDPDDAEKRIEEFKNLIKEIHRRDMGVILDVVYNHTARVEIFENLEPNYYHFMDADGTPRESFGGGRLGTTHEMARKILVDSITYWVDTFKVDGFRFDMMGDHDAESIQTAYDRAKAINPNIIMIGEGWRTFVGDEHGEEVMPADQDWMQHTQSVGSFSDDFRNELKSGFGHEGEPRFITGGARNIQQIFDNVTANPHNFVATNPGDVVPYIAAHDNLTLHDVIAVSIKKDPKDHQEEIHQRIRLGNTMLLTAQGTAFIHAGQEYGRTKQFKHEDYKEVVEDPPYKSTLGLDREGQAFEYPYFIHDSYDSTDAINMFDWQKATNEEAYPIHTLTRDYTKGLIALRRSTDAFRLGTIEDIESNVSLINAPEIHEEDLIIGYKTMSTDGTEAYYVFVNADEQTRTLTLNYNLNHGSVIVDKDEAGVTAVKSPSGFKLTGNKITLDPLTAVVVKVEQPEKKRDAADNSEHIPTDRPKPPRGLDPQDQRDNNNNKNASENSIGEDAQTSMREGAQDKSKAIKRAQFVDELVRVLELEMNAATLFTDVAHDAWYAQLLVKN, from the coding sequence GTGAGTTTCAGAAAAGCAAATCGTTATGCTGCAATGTTATTAGTATTCGTTATGGTTTTAAGTATTTTACCCGTGAGCGTGCTTCAAACAGAGGTAAATGCGCAAACTTCTACAGAAATGGAAAACGATTATTCCCAAGTACGGTTGACTTATGAACGGGAGGACCGAGATTATGAGGATTGGGATGTCTGGGTGTGGAATACAGGAGTTGAAGACGACAACCATGACTTTACTCAATTTGAGAACGGTTTCGCAAGGTCGTATATAGACGTGGCAACGGATGAAATTGGCTTTATCATTCGTAAAGGTGATTGGGAGGACAGAGAGCCTAATGGACAAGAAATAGACCGATACATCCATATGAACCAACAAGATCCTTTAACAAAAGTACATGTCAAACAAGGTGAAGAGGCGTTTCATATTGTACCAGGTATACCTCGTCCGACATTAGATGAGGGAACAGCGACTTTTTATTACAGAGATCAAAACCTATACTTGCAAGATAATATGGACGCGATTGATACAGTTCAACTTCAGGTTGCTGGAGACATGTTTGATATGCGTTATGACGAAAAGGACGAACGCTTTGTATATGAGTATCACAACTTTCCACAAGGAGAATACAATTACTCTTTCATTGTAACAATGGGTCAAGACACATATAGAGTGACTGATCCGTATTATGAAGATTCAACCATAGAAAATCGATCATATGACATAACCGTGTTAGGGGAAGTCCACCCCAAGGCGATTGATTACAATGAAAATGCTGTTTTGACACTTGAAGTTCTGAATGAAGAGGACGCTGAGATCCGAAGTTTGTATGCAGATGTTTCTGCCTTAGGAGGGCCAGAGCGTTTAGAGATTGACCCTGAAATTTTGGAAGTGACCATTGCTGTTACGCATGATACGACAGCGGGGGAGAAAACAATTCCGCTCTTTGTTGTTGATGAAAATGGCGATCTACATCAAGGTGAAGTAACGGTTGAAGTTAAGACGCGGCAAATTGTAGGTAAAGATGATTTTGATTGGGATGAAGCTCTCATTTATTTCTTGCTGACCGACCGTTTTTTCGATGGAGATCACACGAACAATGACCCTTATGGCTTGAACTACACTAATGATCGTGGTACGTACCAAGGTGGTGATTTTAAGGGATTAACAGAAAAATTAGATTATCTCGATGAATTGGGCATTAATACGATTTGGATCAGCCCGATTGTCGAAAATATCAAGTATGACGTTCGTTTTAACGATGACAGTGATGATCAGCCTTACTATGCTTATCATGGGTACTGGGCAAGTGACTTTGAGCGTTTGAATCCTCATTTCGGCACAATGGAAGACTTTCATGAATTGATTGATGCAGCCGCTGAACGGAATATTAAAATCATGGTGGATGTGGTGCTCAATCACGCTGGATACGGTTTGAAAATGGCTGATGGAGAATTAGCTGAGGAAGCGCGCCCGGATGGGTATCCAACAGACGAGGAGAGAACGTTTTTCACGGATTTGCTGCGCCAAAATGGAGAGATTGGCAATGATGATATCACTGGGGAGCTAGCCGGTTTACCTGACTTTAAGACAGAAGATTCAGAAGTCCGTCAAAAGATTATTGATTGGCAGACAGCTTGGATTGAAAAGTCTCGGACGGAAAATGGCAACACCATTGATTATTTCCGAGTCGATACCGTGAAGCATGTTGAAGATACGACTTGGAAAGCATTCAAAAACGCCTTAACGAGAGAAATGCCCGAGTTTAAAATGATCGGTGAGGCATGGGGGACTGGTCAGAGTGATGATCAAGGTTATTTAAGTTCGGGTACGATGGATGCCCTATTAGATTTTGAGTTTAAGTCCACAGCCAGAGATTTTGTAAACGGACATATTGAAAAAGCGCATCAACAGCTCGTTGTTAGAAACAGTCAGCTTAATAATACTGCTACTTTAGGGCAGTTTTTAGGTAGTCATGATGAAGCAGGCTTCTTACAAAGCGTTGATGGAAATATAGGTAAGCTAAAAGTGGCTGCATCGCTACAAATAACAGCCAAAGGTCAGCCTGTTATATACTATGGTGAAGAGTTAGGATTAAGTGGTATGGATAACTATCCATACTATGATAACCGTTATGATATGGCTTGGGACAGTATAGCGGAAAATGATATATTAGAGCACTATCAAAAAGTAATAGATTTTAGAAATCAGTACTCTGCTATCCTAGCAAAAGGTGATCGTCAGTCTGTTGTAGGGTCTGATGAAGATGCGCTACTGTTATTCGAACGGTCACTAAACGGAGAGTCTGTTTATGTAGGTTTAAATACGTCTGAAGAAGTTAAACAAGTAGAGGTCACAGTAAATTCTGAGGCAGTTAAAGCCACTGATCATTATAGTGACACAGTGTATGAAGCATCGCAGGACGAGACTCTCACAGTGTCATTGCCTCCTATATCAGAAGGTGGAACAGTGTTACTCACAACCGAAGGTGGAGAGATCTTAGGATCTGAAGATGAAGACCGGGAGACTGATCCTGTCACACAAATACCAGAGAACACGCTACGTGTACATTATCAACGAGCAGATGGCGATTTTTCCGACCTAGGCCTTTGGGTCTGGGAAGATGTTGTCACACCTTCAGAAGAGGTGGATGCTTGGCCTGACGGGGCGACGCCTTTTGAACAAATAACCGATGACAGTGCCTATGTTGATGTCCCTATTGTTGAGGATGCATCGCGGGTTGGGATGCTCGTGAATAACAGTCAAGGTGACAATCTTTCAGGTGACATTTTCATCGACCCCATCTATGAAAATATGAATGAAGTTTGGATAACTGAAGAAGGTGACATTTCATTATACGAACCCGTTGAACTCCCGGAAGATACATTGCGTATTCATTATCACAGGGAGGATGGGCAATACGAACCTTGGGGTGTATGGTCATGGGGGGATGTTGCTGATCCTTCTGAAGACTGGCCCATGGATGCTGAGCCATTATTAAATGATCAATTAGGTCCATATGGTGCTTATGTGGACATCACATTAATAGACGATCCGGATGAAATAGGCTTCCTGTTTGTTGAAAGAGATGAAAATGGTGAGCAAACGGGAGATATGTCCTTTGCTGATTCTGATCATCATAAGCAGATCTTTGTGCGTGAAAATGATGACACCGTCTACACCAATCCTTATTATGTAACGGAAGACGGTCTGAATGCAGCAGAGCAAGTATCGGAGGGCGCAATTGAGCTTCGCTTTACAACAACGGACAGGTTAAATGAAGAGGATCTCAGGAATGATTTAACCGTGACCAATCATGAAGGTCATGAAGTTGAATTAACAGAAGTGGAAATCCTCACAGAAGATAACATCGTCCTCGTTCGTGGTACGTTCAATATCGATCTCGCGCCTTATAACGTGACATATAGGGACGAAACAGTGACCGCTCATAAAGGCTGGAGACTGATGGACGAGGTTTACGCCTACGATGGCACGCTCGGATCGACCTTACACAAAGATGGGACGGCCACGTTAAAATTATGGTCCCCAAGTGCTGACCAAGTGAATGTTATTCTTTATCATCGTGATGACCAGGATAAAGTAGTCTCAAGTCATATACCCATGATATTGGGGGAGCGGGGTGTCTGGGAAGCGACACTAGATGAGAACAACACTGGTGAACCTGATTTGAATGGTTTCTATTATCATTATGAGATTGAACGTGATGGAGAGAAGGTCCTGACACTTGATCCTTATGCCAAATCAATGGCGACTTGGGACAGTAACAACACAGACGAAGTCCCGATTGGCAAAGCTGCGATCGTCGATCCTTCATCAATTGGTCCGGAACTAGAATTTGCTAAGATAGACGGGGTTGAAAAGCGTGAGGACGCCGTCATTTATGAGATTCATGTTCGAGATTTTACGTCTGATCCTAGTATAGATGACCAATTACAACAGGAGTTTGGTACATTTGCTTCGTTCGTAGAGAAGTTAGACTATATACAGGATCTTGGGGTCACTCATATTCAACTCCTACCTGTCATGAGCTACTTCTTTGCTGATGAGTTTAATCGTGACCAAAGGTTACTCGAATATGCTTCTACACAAAATAATTATAATTGGGGCTACGATCCTCACAGTTACTTCTCTCTATCTGGTATGTATTCAGAGGATCCAGACGATGCAGAGAAACGTATTGAGGAATTTAAAAATTTAATTAAAGAGATTCACCGTCGTGACATGGGTGTTATCTTGGACGTGGTTTATAACCATACGGCGCGAGTGGAGATATTTGAAAACTTAGAGCCAAACTACTATCATTTTATGGATGCCGATGGCACACCGCGTGAAAGTTTTGGAGGCGGACGCCTAGGGACCACTCATGAGATGGCCAGAAAAATACTAGTCGACTCCATCACGTATTGGGTCGATACGTTTAAGGTGGATGGCTTCCGTTTTGATATGATGGGGGATCATGATGCTGAGAGTATACAGACCGCTTATGACAGAGCTAAAGCAATCAACCCCAATATCATCATGATTGGGGAAGGTTGGCGGACCTTTGTCGGAGATGAACATGGTGAAGAGGTTATGCCGGCGGACCAGGATTGGATGCAGCATACACAGAGCGTTGGCTCCTTTTCCGATGATTTCCGTAATGAGTTGAAATCCGGTTTTGGTCACGAGGGCGAACCGAGGTTTATCACTGGCGGCGCACGCAACATTCAGCAAATCTTTGACAATGTAACGGCTAACCCACACAATTTTGTGGCGACCAACCCAGGGGATGTGGTGCCTTATATTGCGGCTCATGATAATCTAACGCTACATGATGTCATTGCGGTTTCTATTAAAAAAGATCCTAAAGATCATCAAGAGGAGATTCACCAACGCATTCGTCTCGGCAACACGATGCTGTTAACAGCCCAAGGAACAGCGTTTATTCATGCCGGGCAGGAGTATGGACGTACAAAACAGTTTAAACACGAGGACTATAAAGAGGTCGTCGAGGATCCTCCATACAAGTCAACACTAGGCCTAGATCGTGAAGGACAAGCATTTGAGTATCCTTATTTTATACACGATTCCTATGACTCAACGGATGCTATTAACATGTTTGATTGGCAGAAAGCGACGAATGAAGAAGCTTACCCGATTCACACGCTAACCCGTGACTATACAAAAGGACTTATTGCCTTAAGGCGCTCAACAGACGCCTTTAGGCTAGGTACAATTGAGGACATAGAGTCTAATGTATCCCTGATCAATGCACCTGAAATACATGAAGAAGACTTGATCATCGGCTATAAAACGATGTCCACTGATGGAACGGAAGCGTACTATGTGTTTGTGAACGCTGATGAACAAACACGTACACTCACATTAAACTATAACCTTAACCATGGTTCTGTGATTGTAGATAAAGATGAAGCAGGTGTGACAGCTGTTAAAAGTCCGTCTGGTTTTAAGCTTACGGGTAACAAAATAACGCTCGATCCTCTAACAGCTGTTGTTGTTAAAGTAGAGCAGCCAGAAAAGAAAAGAGATGCTGCCGATAATAGCGAACATATTCCTACTGACCGTCCAAAACCACCTAGAGGATTGGACCCGCAGGATCAAAGAGACAATAATAACAATAAAAACGCATCTGAAAATTCAATCGGAGAAGACGCTCAAACGTCAATGCGTGAAGGAGCACAAGACAAATCTAAAGCTATCAAGCGTGCCCAATTTGTGGATGAGCTAGTACGTGTGCTCGAATTAGAAATGAACGCAGCTACCTTGTTTACTGATGTGGCCCATGACGCTTGGTATGCTCAGCTGTTGGTCAAAAACTGA
- a CDS encoding nuclear transport factor 2 family protein gives MANNNDSNLVRGYFNAYETKERETLEGLLSRDFTFSSPVDDKIDRGTYFARCWPSCKDIHEYRIHHLFTDVNEAFVGYECELNSGVTFQNMEHFRFFDNQIKEIIVYFGYDFREDPFSEMRAKRFNDAFSSGNIDFIIENIAEDVNWHVVGEPKLHGREAVVKMMEPMRGVVPKEYKTNNILINGNKAIIEGTLTMPKGNGEVQSYAYCDIYTFTHSNKDTIKDLTAYLIELPNEKELNNE, from the coding sequence ATGGCAAATAACAATGATTCAAACCTAGTGCGGGGTTACTTCAATGCATACGAAACAAAAGAAAGGGAAACTTTGGAGGGATTGCTAAGTCGAGACTTCACTTTTAGTAGTCCAGTTGATGATAAGATCGATCGAGGAACTTATTTTGCGAGATGTTGGCCTAGTTGTAAAGACATCCATGAATATCGTATCCATCATCTCTTTACAGATGTGAATGAAGCTTTCGTTGGTTATGAATGTGAACTCAATTCCGGTGTTACTTTTCAAAATATGGAACACTTTAGGTTTTTTGATAACCAAATCAAAGAAATTATTGTCTATTTTGGCTATGATTTTAGGGAGGATCCTTTTTCAGAAATGAGAGCTAAAAGATTCAATGATGCATTTTCTTCCGGAAATATTGATTTTATCATTGAAAACATAGCAGAAGATGTTAACTGGCATGTTGTTGGTGAGCCTAAACTTCATGGAAGAGAAGCGGTTGTCAAAATGATGGAACCTATGCGTGGAGTGGTTCCGAAAGAATATAAAACAAACAATATCCTCATAAACGGCAATAAAGCAATCATTGAAGGGACGTTGACGATGCCCAAAGGAAATGGTGAAGTCCAGTCGTATGCTTATTGTGATATTTATACGTTTACACATTCAAACAAGGACACAATAAAAGATTTAACAGCTTATCTTATTGAGTTGCCAAATGAGAAGGAATTGAACAATGAATGA
- a CDS encoding RNA polymerase sigma factor, with translation MYRKYFKQVYLFIKSLSHDESIAEEMTQEAFFKALKNIDKFDGSKDIRAWLFTIAKNTYFSHYKKKKRQIDTDVVEEPDRGVQIVKHLMNEEDAFTVHQFLHSMHEPYKEVFSLRTFGELPFEKIGRLFGKSAGWARVTYYRARKQIIDYMEEMNDERD, from the coding sequence ATCTATCGAAAATATTTTAAACAAGTCTATTTGTTTATTAAATCACTAAGTCACGATGAAAGTATAGCCGAAGAAATGACGCAAGAAGCATTTTTTAAGGCGTTAAAAAACATTGACAAATTTGATGGTTCTAAAGACATTCGAGCATGGCTTTTTACAATCGCAAAAAATACATATTTCTCGCACTACAAAAAAAAGAAACGACAAATAGACACAGATGTAGTAGAAGAACCAGATAGGGGCGTGCAAATTGTAAAGCATTTGATGAATGAGGAAGATGCCTTCACCGTTCATCAGTTTCTTCACTCGATGCATGAACCATATAAGGAGGTCTTTTCACTACGTACATTTGGTGAATTACCATTTGAAAAAATAGGGCGTCTTTTTGGAAAAAGTGCAGGATGGGCAAGGGTGACCTATTACAGAGCGAGGAAACAAATTATCGATTATATGGAGGAGATGAATGATGAAAGAGATTAA
- a CDS encoding zf-HC2 domain-containing protein, producing MKEIKCTIIQDVLPLYLDKVVSQDTKEMVEDHLQHCDKCQKEYESMKRELCIPVETEVSFFNNIRKKWFKKKVMISVLSIIITAAILLGSFSYVFHYETVIPYSEDLFKIEVQNDKQLVIRYIGKAYGGYYQAGPMSVEIDGEKKNVYIIYYTKTIADSPERKNLINTEKNSEEQEGYTSDLEIGKIDAVYYVGYDSKKIAEGKDSWDSVLERAELIWEK from the coding sequence ATGAAAGAGATTAAATGCACAATCATTCAAGATGTTTTACCTCTGTATCTTGATAAAGTAGTTAGTCAAGATACAAAAGAAATGGTAGAAGATCATTTACAGCATTGTGATAAATGTCAAAAAGAATATGAGTCCATGAAAAGGGAACTGTGTATTCCAGTAGAAACTGAAGTATCTTTTTTTAATAACATTAGAAAAAAATGGTTTAAGAAAAAAGTGATGATCTCCGTTCTTTCTATTATAATAACGGCAGCTATTTTATTAGGGTCATTTTCATATGTTTTTCATTATGAAACGGTAATTCCATACTCAGAAGATCTATTTAAAATTGAAGTTCAAAATGATAAACAATTGGTTATTCGTTATATTGGTAAAGCTTATGGTGGCTATTACCAAGCGGGTCCTATGTCAGTTGAAATTGATGGAGAGAAAAAGAATGTGTATATTATTTATTATACAAAAACAATAGCCGATTCACCTGAAAGAAAAAACCTTATTAATACTGAAAAAAACAGTGAGGAACAAGAGGGATATACCTCTGATCTTGAAATTGGAAAAATTGATGCTGTGTATTATGTTGGTTATGACTCTAAAAAAATTGCTGAAGGAAAAGATTCTTGGGATAGCGTTTTAGAACGTGCTGAATTGATTTGGGAGAAATAA
- a CDS encoding DsbA family oxidoreductase: MSVKVRVYSDYVUPFCFIAEGPLEEAIEGKDVKVEWMPFELRPYPAETLKPEEDYLQSAWKNNIYPMAERMGVKMVLPKVSPQPHTHYAFEGYQFAKEHGKGNEYNHRMFTAFFQEELDIGDVEVLTALAGDIGLNETAFREALEARRYKEAHQKALEHAFNEAQITAVPTFVIGDTVLQGARPKEVLEQVIEEELAKQKNNDDIDFDGMVCGPDGCQ; this comes from the coding sequence ATGTCAGTTAAAGTTAGAGTTTACTCAGATTACGTATGACCTTTCTGCTTTATAGCGGAGGGTCCGTTAGAAGAAGCGATAGAAGGCAAGGATGTAAAGGTTGAATGGATGCCTTTTGAATTGCGTCCCTATCCTGCGGAAACATTAAAACCTGAGGAAGATTATTTACAGTCTGCTTGGAAAAACAATATTTACCCTATGGCAGAGCGTATGGGAGTGAAAATGGTACTTCCTAAAGTGTCACCTCAGCCTCATACCCATTACGCTTTCGAAGGGTATCAGTTTGCAAAGGAACATGGGAAAGGAAACGAATATAATCACCGTATGTTCACGGCCTTTTTCCAAGAAGAATTAGATATTGGTGACGTTGAAGTTTTAACAGCTTTAGCGGGAGATATCGGATTGAACGAGACGGCTTTTAGAGAGGCGTTGGAAGCACGAAGATACAAAGAAGCACACCAAAAGGCGTTAGAGCACGCTTTTAATGAGGCTCAAATCACAGCTGTGCCGACATTTGTGATTGGGGATACAGTCTTACAAGGGGCACGGCCAAAGGAAGTCCTAGAACAAGTCATTGAAGAGGAGCTTGCCAAACAAAAAAACAACGACGATATCGATTTTGACGGCATGGTATGCGGTCCGGACGGTTGTCAATAA